The following are encoded together in the Lathyrus oleraceus cultivar Zhongwan6 chromosome 3, CAAS_Psat_ZW6_1.0, whole genome shotgun sequence genome:
- the LOC127128554 gene encoding amino acid transporter AVT1I yields MSAKFAGEVQCTLNVPLLGDAIDNEEKRVRASDPPNKNEASFFHTCLNGINSIAGVATQSVAYALASGGWLSLALFFSIAAAAFYTALLMKRCMEKHSSIKTFPDMGEHAFGKTGKLIAEISMYTEVYLVSIGFLILEGDNLSNLFSMEEFQVAGISIGAKQFFVILVALIILPTIYMENLSLISYVSASGVFASTAIVLSIAWTAAFDGVGVHQKGDLLNWNGIPTAVSLYIYCYSAHPIFPVLYTSMKNKRQFSNVLCVCFMFATTICASMAIIGYLMFGSKVESQITLSLPLNKISSRIAIYTTLVTPMSKFSLMVLPITNALKDLLPKTYKNKKMANIFLSTILLISMVIVTLTLPFFGSLMSLVGAFLTVTASILLPCLCYLKISGTYRKFEFETMAIVLIILVSIVMGISGTYTSVVDLIQKSYNK; encoded by the exons ATGTCTGCAAAATTTGCTGGAGAAGTCCAATGCACATTAAATGTGCCCTTACTAGGAGATGCTATAGATAATGAAGAGAAGAGAGTTAGAGCCTCTGATCCTCCAAACAAAAATGAAGCATCTTTTTTTCATACATGTCTTAATGGAATCAATTCCATTGCAG GTGTTGCAACACAATCAGTTGCATATGCATTAGCCTCAGGAGGATGGTTAAGTTTagcactttttttttctattgCTGCAGCAGCATTTTACACTGCCTTATTAATGAAAAGATGTATGGAAAAACATTCCAGCATTAAGACATTTCCTGACATGGGTGAACATGCATTTGGAAAAACAGGAAAATTAATAGCAGAAATATCAATGTATACTGAGGTCTACTTGGTTTCTATAGGTTTCTTGATTCTAGAAGGAGACAATTTGAGTAACCTATTTTCTATGGAAGAGTTTCAAGTGGCTGGTATATCAATTGGTGCAAAGCAATTCTTTGTGATATTGGTTGCACTTATTATTTTGCCGACGATTTATATGGAAAATCTGAGTTTGATTTCTTATGTATCTGCAAGTGGTGTCTTTGCTTCTACAGCTATTGTATTGTCAATAGCATGGACTGCAGCATTTGATGGAGTTGGTGTTCATCAAAAGGGTGATTTATTGAATTGGAATGGTATTCCTACAGCTGTTAGCTTGTATATCTATTGCTATAGTGCACATCCTATTTTTCCAGTTCTCTACACTTCCATGAAGAATAAACGTCAATTCTCAAAT GTCCTATGTGTATGCTTTATGTTCGCAACAACTATTTGTGCATCAATGGCTATAATTGGTTACTTGATGTTTGGTTCAAAAGTTGAATCACAAATAACATTAAGCTTACCATTAAACAAAATAAGTTCAAGAATAGCTATATACACAACCTTGGTGACTCCAATGTCTAAGTTTTCTTTGATGGTATTACCAATTACAAACGCTTTAAAAGATTTACTCCCAAAGACTTACAAGAATAAGAAAATGGCCAATATCTTTTTGAGTACTATTCTTTTAATTAGTATGGTGATTGTTACATTGACTCTTCCATTTTTTGGATCTCTCATGTCATTGGTTGGAGCATTTTTAACTGTCACGGCATCTATTCTTCTTCCTTGTTTGTGTTACTTAAAGATTTCAGGCACTTACAGGAAATTTGAGTTTGAGACAATGGCAATAGTGCTAATAATATTAGTTTCTATAGTGATGGGAATATCTGGAACATACACTTCAGTTGTTGACCTAATACAAAAGTCTTATAACAAATAG